The nucleotide sequence AATCTCACGGGTTATCTGATTCTCGATCTTTCGGAGAGCATGGCTTATACCTATCGCCAGCAGCTTTCCAAGTTTGATTATGGGATCTGCCTGGCTGCCTCGCTGGCATATATGATGATCCACCAGCAGGACCCGGTCGGCCTGATTACATTTGGAGACCGGATTAAGAACTTTCTGCCGGCCCGCAGTAAACGGGGACAGCTGGGTAATATTCTGGCAATGCTGGCCAATTCGCAGCCCAGCGGCACTACTGAAATCGGACAGAATATCCAGCAGATCGCATCCATGGTCAAACATCGCAGCCTGTTGATGATTTTCTCAGACCTGCTGACGGATCAGAAAAACGTTCTCGACGGGTTGCAGAGATTGAGATATGCAGGTCATGATGTCATTCTGTTTCATATTCTGGATGAAGCCGAGGTCTATTTTCCCTTTGAAGGCATGGTTGATCTCAAAGAACCTGAAGGGGGCGACTCCCTGGTCCTCGATGCGGAAGGCATGAAAGCCGACTACCTGGAAGCAGTGCAGGAACTTCGAGGAACCTATCAGGAAAAACTGCTCGCCATGGGCGTGGATTATGTCCCCCTGGATACCAGCATGCCCTTCGACAAGGCATTGATCGAATATCTCTCTCAACGCAAAGCCCGTTTCTGAAAACGAATTGTGCTGCTCCTGCCATCTGCTGCGTTTACCGATTCGAAGCGGAGCATCCATCTATCCGCATGAACACAAACCATTGTCATTTGTAACCGCTTCCATAACCAGTCGGGGTTAAGTTATACGGGTTCGCCGTCGTATACAGGTTGCAGCGACCACGTTCTTGAAATCTTAACCCAGTATGCCACTCTAATAGCTTGCAAGAGCTGCTCTGCAATTTTAGAGTGTTATCCACCATGGATCATTGTTTTCGAATGGATTCCTGATCTTCTGGCCCCTGTCATGGATGCTGGCCTCACATTGATCTGCTGCCTGCTCTGTTTTTTCGTTTCCTCGTCTGGAAATTGAAAATTTTACCAACGGAGCACAGATACAAATCGTAGTAAACTCGCAGATTTTCTAGCGTTAGTTTTAGTTGGTTCTTTTTAGGACTGAGAAACCGTTCTTATACTGGTCATAATCTAACTACAACAGTGGAGCTAAGAACCGCCAATGGACAATGAGTCAGTGATTCAGATTAGCAATCTGACAAAGATCTATCGTGATTTCTGGGGCCGCAAAAAAGTTCGCGCACTCAATTCATTAAGCCTGGAAGTAAAAAAAGGGGAGATCTTTGGTCTGCTGGGTCCGAACGGCTCTGGTAAAACGACCACGCTGAAACTGCTTCTGGGTCTGCTGTTCCCTTCTGAAGGGGAAATTACAGTCCTCGGTCAACCCGCGTCCAATGTGGAAAAGAACGAACGCATCGGCTATCTGCCTGAAGAATCCTACCTGTACCGTTTCCTGAATGCAGAAGAAACCCTTGATTTCTACGGACGTCTCTTCAAGATGTCGGCACAGGAGCGCCGCGAGCGATCAGCCGAACTGATCGAAAAAGTCGGCTTAGGCCACGCCAAGCGCCGCCAGCTTAAAGAATACTCCAAAGGGATGACCCGTCGTATCGGTCTGGCTCAGGCGTTAATCAACAATCCCGACCTGGTCATGCTGGACGAACCAACCAGTGGTCTCGACCCGCTGGGAACGGACGACATGAAGCGGATGATTGTGGAGCTCAAGGAACAGGGGAAAACCGTTCTGATGTGCAGCCACCTGCTGGCAGATGTTCAAGACGTGTGTGACCGCATCGCAATTCTGTACGGCGGCGAACTCAAGGTGATGGGCCGCGTGGATGACCTGCTCAAAGAACAGGAAGAAACACAAATCCTGACTTCGAAACTGAGTGATGAAGCCATCAAAGAAATTGAACAGGTTGTCGCTAAACACAATGGAAAAGTGGATACGATTGACCATCCGACGGCGACTCTGGAATCTCTGTTCCTGAAAACAGTGCAGGAAAGTAAAGAGCGGCCCGGTCAACGATTTGTTCCCGAGACGGAAGAGAAAAAAACGGCCGAGTAAGCAGGATGCCTGTTGTGCATAATGCCACTCTCGATCATTGATTCTGGCTCTGCTGCAGAAATCAGCAGACATCATTTCCGCTGAGATGTTATTCACAGAAGTAAATCATTATGTCTTTTGATCCGATTCCATATGACAAGTCAGCTGCTCTCGTTCATTTTCTGATCGTGTTCGGCAGCTCAATGTTACTCGCGGTCCTGTTCTGCTTCCTGTTAGATTTTCTCACTCGAATCTGTAGCGGGATCTACCAATACTTTTCCGGTGAAGGGGCTTTCCTGACGAAAGTCAAAAAAATCCCTTTTTTCAATGCCATTAAATTTACCTTTTCTTCTGCCGGGGAAGCTCTCTATTCCATCTTGCTGGCAATCGGCGATTTCTTTGTCCAGATGATCCACCTTTCCTGTCGGCGCATCTGGTCGCTGAGTGTGCTCACCATTCGCGAGTCACTCCGTCAGAAAATTCTGTATGTCTTTATTATCTTCGCAGTCCTGTTCATGTTTGCCGGCTGGTTCCTCTCCGGAACGGCAGACAGACCTGATCTGCAGGTTCAGTCCTACATTGACTTCGTTTTGAAAGCCATCAGCTGGCTCGTGATCCCCATCATGCTGCTGCTGGCCTGCTGGTCTTTACCCGAAGACATTCGCCTCAGAACCATTCACACCGTGGTTACCAAACCTGCCTACCGCATTGAAATCGTGCTCGGTCGTATGCTTGGTTTTACTCTGCTGGGTACAGTGATCCTGCTGGTAATGGGAACAGTCGGTTACATCTGGATCGAACGTCAGGTCGCGGACATCGAACAAAGTAAATCGGTGGCATCTGCCGCGAAGAATCAGGAATCCGGGGAAAAATCGACTTCAGAAGAGAAACCGGAAGAAGATGTCTCTCTGCTGGTTTCCAAAGTCCCGTTGTATGGCGAGATCTCTTTTACCGATCGTGAAGGCGCTCCCACCGCATTGGGGATCAATGTCGGCGACGTCTGGATGTTCCGCAGTTACATCGAAGGGGCTACCAAAGCCAGCGCCATCTACAAGTTCAAAGGAGTCGACGAAAGCGATGCGATTGGCGACGATCTGGTTCTGCAGTCGTCATTTGAAGCGTTTCGTACTCATAAAGGAAATATGGAAGTGGGCGGTATTCTATTCCAGCTCACTTTCGTGAATGAAGATAAAGGCCTGCGTGTTGAGTCCCCGCCGTATGTGAATAGGGAATATTCGGATAACCGAATCGCGATCAACCGCAAAATGGTCCAGAAAAAATTCGATGGTTCAGAAGATGTGGAAGTCGATATTTTTGATGACCTGGTGGATGACGAAGGGAACCTGACTGTCGAAGTACACTGCCAGGAAGCAGGGCAGCTGCTCGGAATGGCCCGATCCGACCTGTTTATCCGGACGCCCGACCGTCAGTTTTACGTAGGCTACTCAAAAGCAGTATTTGGAATCTGGATGCCCATGGTGCTGGTCATCATGCTCGGCGTGACCATCAGTTGCTTTGTGAAAGGCCCCGTCGCCATTCTCACCACGTTAACAGTCGTACTGGTGGGATTCATGTCGAAAGAATACATGAATGAAATACTCAGCGGCAAAATGGAAGCAGCAGGAGCGATTGAAGCCTGGTATCGGCTGATTACTCATATGAATTCTCAAACAGAATTACCACCTGGTCCCGTAAAAGTAATAATTGGAGTGGTCGATTCCATCATTATTAACTTCCTCTGGCTCTGCCAGCAGGTGATCCCGAACTTTGGTATCTTTTCCAATATGCGTGAATACGTCATTAAAGGTTTTGATATCTCCTGGAGTGCGGCCATGCTGCCTGCTATCGCGACAACCGCGGCTTATATACTTCCGTGTTTAATCATATCATTCTATAGCTTGAAACTTCGCGAATTGGAGGCGAAATGAACAACCTCTCTTCCAAACATCGTAAACTGGCATACGTTATTGCCATTATTGTCCTGTTGATCCCGGTGATCTGGCTCGGCATGCCTTCCACGGGTGAAGATGGCTCTGGTGGTAAACTGGCTCAACTGCGTGACAAACATGAACTCGGGGAAAGTACCCTGGGTGACGTTGATCCCTCGAGTGCCTCCATGAACTTTGTTCTGCTGGGGCTGCGCGGCATTGCTACGAATATGCTCTGGATCGATGCCAACGAGTATCAGAAGAAAAAAGAATGGGGAAAACTCCGCTCGACCGTTGATTCCATCATCCTGCTCCAGCCTCACTATATGAAAGTCTGGGATTTCCAGGGCTGGAATCTGGCCTATAACGTTTCCGCTGAATGGGACGCTGTTGAAGACCGCTACTTCTGGGTCAAAGAGGGCATTAAATTCCTGAATGAAGGTGTCACACGCAACGAGCGATTTCCGGAACTGGACTGGAAAGTCGGAAACCTGCATGGTCAGAAAGTGGGACGCTCGGACGAATGGCGACAGTTCCGCCGCTTCTATAAAGTGGACCCCGATACGGAACGCTACGATGGGGGCCCGGATCCGGAAATCAACCCCGAACGTCTCGATAACTACCAGGTGGCCAAAGAACACTTCCTGATTGCCAACGACAAAGAACTCAAACACAAACAGCACCTGCAGATGCGGATGCTCTTCCGGGGCTCTCCGTGGCATGCACAATTTGATTATGCCAACGCCATGCAGCGTGAAGGTGTCTTCGGCAAACAGCGCACCGATGCCTGGAAACAGGGTTATGATGAATGGACCGAGATTTACGGCCGTGAAGAGTTCATCACACCCAAAGGTCCGATCGTACTGGAATGGACAGAGGAAGATATCAAAGCCCTGGCAGCGCGGGATGAATCCATTACGGAAAAAGATGTGCGTGATTGGACCAGTCGCTACCAGGATACTTCCAACTATCGATTCTGGCGGACGCGGGCCTCTTCAGAGTCAGAAGAGAATACGATCAAAGCGCACGAATATCTTTATCAGGGCGAGCAGCTCGTATTCGAAAATAAGCTTGATGAA is from Gimesia maris and encodes:
- a CDS encoding DUF58 domain-containing protein, yielding MANAEQYLKPEVIQTVARLDLRAKFIVEGFLSGLHASPYHGFSVEFSEHRRYTQGDDPRDIDWQVYAKTDRFYIKKYQAETNLTGYLILDLSESMAYTYRQQLSKFDYGICLAASLAYMMIHQQDPVGLITFGDRIKNFLPARSKRGQLGNILAMLANSQPSGTTEIGQNIQQIASMVKHRSLLMIFSDLLTDQKNVLDGLQRLRYAGHDVILFHILDEAEVYFPFEGMVDLKEPEGGDSLVLDAEGMKADYLEAVQELRGTYQEKLLAMGVDYVPLDTSMPFDKALIEYLSQRKARF
- a CDS encoding ABC transporter ATP-binding protein; this encodes MDNESVIQISNLTKIYRDFWGRKKVRALNSLSLEVKKGEIFGLLGPNGSGKTTTLKLLLGLLFPSEGEITVLGQPASNVEKNERIGYLPEESYLYRFLNAEETLDFYGRLFKMSAQERRERSAELIEKVGLGHAKRRQLKEYSKGMTRRIGLAQALINNPDLVMLDEPTSGLDPLGTDDMKRMIVELKEQGKTVLMCSHLLADVQDVCDRIAILYGGELKVMGRVDDLLKEQEETQILTSKLSDEAIKEIEQVVAKHNGKVDTIDHPTATLESLFLKTVQESKERPGQRFVPETEEKKTAE
- a CDS encoding ABC transporter permease, which produces MSFDPIPYDKSAALVHFLIVFGSSMLLAVLFCFLLDFLTRICSGIYQYFSGEGAFLTKVKKIPFFNAIKFTFSSAGEALYSILLAIGDFFVQMIHLSCRRIWSLSVLTIRESLRQKILYVFIIFAVLFMFAGWFLSGTADRPDLQVQSYIDFVLKAISWLVIPIMLLLACWSLPEDIRLRTIHTVVTKPAYRIEIVLGRMLGFTLLGTVILLVMGTVGYIWIERQVADIEQSKSVASAAKNQESGEKSTSEEKPEEDVSLLVSKVPLYGEISFTDREGAPTALGINVGDVWMFRSYIEGATKASAIYKFKGVDESDAIGDDLVLQSSFEAFRTHKGNMEVGGILFQLTFVNEDKGLRVESPPYVNREYSDNRIAINRKMVQKKFDGSEDVEVDIFDDLVDDEGNLTVEVHCQEAGQLLGMARSDLFIRTPDRQFYVGYSKAVFGIWMPMVLVIMLGVTISCFVKGPVAILTTLTVVLVGFMSKEYMNEILSGKMEAAGAIEAWYRLITHMNSQTELPPGPVKVIIGVVDSIIINFLWLCQQVIPNFGIFSNMREYVIKGFDISWSAAMLPAIATTAAYILPCLIISFYSLKLRELEAK